Proteins encoded in a region of the Podarcis muralis chromosome 2, rPodMur119.hap1.1, whole genome shotgun sequence genome:
- the POLG2 gene encoding DNA polymerase subunit gamma-2, translated as MLPRRFVSFFSTGGGARCCGLRRVQKPVRRGWPEGERLLTGERGGPPSGRFLSGSAGPVSSSPGSADEEPRGFPEALLGLCQRRRFLRGAEGPQKLTWDSHLSGEHPGLGPLGVELRKNLAARWWESVVTSREQVLGVDGPLCRSPLAGQGPSAEALLALRPRGVREMLENDQLSKEQVLGSLRKMLEASGVLRDSLLHGALQQYIECLELVNKRLPFGVAQIGVCFHPVRNNENENYMRTGESTMTSLVWYSSARTAGQWLDYWLRQRLQWWRKFAISPSSFTSSDHHDEEGRRRSNLYYNFPWGKEVIETLSNLGDNELLQMYTGKESSLHGRDGRKNVVPHILSVSGNLDCGVLAYLCDGMQLAENASTRKKALQRKVLKLHPCLTPIKVALDVGRGPTIELRQVCKGLFNELLENGISVWPGYLETVQSSLEQLFAKYDEMSILFTILVSDTTLENGVVQLRNRDTTMKEMMHISRLKDFLTKYISAAKNI; from the exons ATGTTACCCCGCCGCTTCGTTTCCTTCTTCAGCACCGGCGGCGGAGCGCGGTGCTGCGGTCTCCGCAGGGTCCAAAAGCCCGTCCGACGCGGGTGGCCGGAGGGAGAGAGGCTCCTGACAGGAGAGCGCGGGGGGCCGCCGTCGGGGCGTTTCCTGAGCGGCTCTGCGGGCCCTGTGTCTTCATCCCCCGGCAGCGCCGACGAGGAGCCCCGCGGCTTTCCCGAAGCGCTCCTGGGCTTGTGCCAGAGGAGGCGCTTCCTGCGAGGAGCCGAAGGTCCCCAGAAGCTCACCTGGGACTCTCACCTGAGCGGGGAGCACCCGGGATTGGGGCCTCTGGGGGTCGAGCTGAGGAAGAACCTCGCCGCCCGGTGGTGGGAGTCCGTGGTCACGTCCAGGGAGCAGGTGCTGGGGGTGGATGGCCCGCTCTGCCGCTCACCCCTCGCGGGCCAAGGGCCGTCCGCCGAGGCTCTCCTTGCGCTGCGCCCCAGAGGCGTTCGGGAAATGTTGGAGAATGACCAGCTAAGCAAAGAGCAGGTGCTGGGCTCTCTGAGGAAGATGCTGGAGGCGTCTGGGGTGCTGCGGGACAGCCTCCTTCACG gtgCCTTACAGCAATACATTGAGTGCCTGGAACTGGTCAACAAGAGATTGCCTTTTGGGGTTGCTCAGATAGGAGTATGTTTCCATCCAGTAAGAAATAATGAAAATGAGAATTACATGAG aacAGGTGAAAGCACGATGACTTCCCTAGTGTGGTACAGCTCTGCTAGAACTGCTGGACAGTGGCTGGACTACTGGTTACGTCAGCGTCTCCAGTGGTGGAGAAAG TTTGCAATAAGCCCGTCCAGCTTCACCAGTAGTGATCATcatgatgaagaaggaagaagaagaagcaatctCTATTATAACTTTCCTTGGGGGAAGGAAGTCATAGAAACTCTGAGCAATCTAGGGGATAACGAACTGCTACAAATGTATACAGGAAAAGAATCCAGTTTGCAT GGTCGAGATGGGAGGAAGAATGTTGTTCCTCATATCCTGTCTGTGAGTGGCAATCTGGACTGTGGAGTGTTAGCATATCTCTGTGATGGTATGCAGTTGGCTGAAAATGCTTCAACAAGGAAGAAAGCTCTGCAGAGAAAG GTACTTAAACTTCACCCATGTTTGACGCCAATCAAAGTAGCTTTGGATGTGGGAAGAGGCCCTACAATAGAGCTGAGGCAG GTGTGCAAGGGATTGTTCAATGAATTGTTAGAAAATGGGATTTCTGTTTGGCCTGGATATCTCGAAACCGTGCAGTCGTCACTGGAGCAGCTTTTTGCAAA gTATGATGAAATGAGTATCCTCTTCACAATCCTTGTCAGTGATACCACACTAGAGAATGGTGTGGTCCAGCTAAGGAACAGAGACACCACAATGAAAGAAATGATGCATATATCCCGATTAAAGGACTTCTTAACCAAGTACATTTCAGCAGCTAAAAACATCTGA
- the MILR1 gene encoding allergin-1 isoform X2, whose amino-acid sequence MLKCLVFVCLPLVCAHSSLPNLDHGSGKNLDQKDVPDNFATCPGSKAVFSICSHPNETIIGGNVILVCYYSKTDWLPINYTLFRNQTKAVGYATTNRTEERAVFNLTVMSTRDLGEYKCKAQRFHETQYSRGLNITLRGKQSTGSKPAVVFSARRPSSDNGDVYDTVYEENEYCNVKHKTKEEDNRNVILGGDSTVDYAEVVIRR is encoded by the exons ATGCTGAAGTGCTTAGTGTTTGTGTGTCTCCCTTTAGTATGTG ctCATTCAAGTCTACCCAACCTGGATCATGGGAGTGGTAAGAATCTTGATCAAAAAG ATGTGCCTGACAATTTCGCTACTTGCCCAGGGTCCAAAGCTGTTTTCAGCATTTGCAGCCATCCAAACGAAACCATCATAGGCGGGAATGTGATCCTGGTGTGCTACTACTCAAAGACTGATTGGCTGCCAATTAACTACACACTTTTCAGAAACCAGACCAAGGCTGTGGGCTATGCAACAACGAACAGGACAGAAGAAAGGGCTGTGTTTAACCTCACAGTCATGTCGACCAGAGATCTGGGTGAATATAAATGTAAAGCTCAAAGATTTCATGAAACCCAGTACAGCCGTGGACTCAACATTACATTAAGAG GAAAACAGAGTACAGGCAGCAAACCAGCTGTTGTCTTTTCAGCCCGTCGCCCAAGCAGTGACAACGGTGACGTTTATGATACTG TATATGAAGAAAATGAGTATTGCAATGTGAAACATAAAACCAAGGAGGAAGACAACAGAAATG TAATCCTTGGTGGGGATAGTACTGTGGACTATGCAGAAGTTGTCATCCGAAGATAA
- the MILR1 gene encoding allergin-1 isoform X1: protein MLKCLVFVCLPLVCAHSSLPNLDHGSGKNLDQKDVPDNFATCPGSKAVFSICSHPNETIIGGNVILVCYYSKTDWLPINYTLFRNQTKAVGYATTNRTEERAVFNLTVMSTRDLGEYKCKAQRFHETQYSRGLNITLRVAEEKKNKNLVAYIVPPLLLLLLLLAVSAAIALLILPWCKARKQSTGSKPAVVFSARRPSSDNGDVYDTVYEENEYCNVKHKTKEEDNRNVILGGDSTVDYAEVVIRR, encoded by the exons ATGCTGAAGTGCTTAGTGTTTGTGTGTCTCCCTTTAGTATGTG ctCATTCAAGTCTACCCAACCTGGATCATGGGAGTGGTAAGAATCTTGATCAAAAAG ATGTGCCTGACAATTTCGCTACTTGCCCAGGGTCCAAAGCTGTTTTCAGCATTTGCAGCCATCCAAACGAAACCATCATAGGCGGGAATGTGATCCTGGTGTGCTACTACTCAAAGACTGATTGGCTGCCAATTAACTACACACTTTTCAGAAACCAGACCAAGGCTGTGGGCTATGCAACAACGAACAGGACAGAAGAAAGGGCTGTGTTTAACCTCACAGTCATGTCGACCAGAGATCTGGGTGAATATAAATGTAAAGCTCAAAGATTTCATGAAACCCAGTACAGCCGTGGACTCAACATTACATTAAGAG TGgcagaagagaaaaagaataaaaacttGGTAGCATACATTGTGCCTcccttgcttctgctgctgttgctgctagcAGTAAGTGCAGCAATTGCACTGCTGATTCTTCCTTGGTGTAAAGCAA GAAAACAGAGTACAGGCAGCAAACCAGCTGTTGTCTTTTCAGCCCGTCGCCCAAGCAGTGACAACGGTGACGTTTATGATACTG TATATGAAGAAAATGAGTATTGCAATGTGAAACATAAAACCAAGGAGGAAGACAACAGAAATG TAATCCTTGGTGGGGATAGTACTGTGGACTATGCAGAAGTTGTCATCCGAAGATAA